A stretch of the Candidatus Saccharimonadales bacterium genome encodes the following:
- the gap gene encoding type I glyceraldehyde-3-phosphate dehydrogenase yields MKTRVAINGFGRIGRNAFKVAFERSDIDIVAINDLTDTRTLAHLLKHDSNYGLYSHDVSHDEQHIIVDGKKVQVFAQRDPAQLDWKSLDVDVVIESTGFFVDPAKARAHIDAGAKKVVLSAPAKGEGATTIVLGVNEDKLESSNDIISNASCTTNCITPVMAVIEGAFGIDKAMMTTVHSYTASQVLQDAPAKDLREGRNAAENIVPTTTGASIAAGQALPALQGKFGGMSVRVPTPVVSLSDFVIITKRNVTVEEVNQTFKKAVTEPFFQGILDVTEEELVSKDFIGNSHSAIVDLKLTAVVAGNMLKVVAWYDNEWGYSNRLVEVVADTGKLLHKAEEHKHD; encoded by the coding sequence ATGAAGACACGCGTAGCAATTAACGGATTTGGACGAATTGGGCGGAATGCTTTTAAGGTAGCCTTTGAGCGCAGCGACATTGACATAGTTGCCATCAACGACCTGACGGATACGCGAACTCTGGCGCATCTGCTCAAGCATGACAGTAATTACGGTCTCTACTCGCATGATGTCAGCCACGATGAGCAGCACATTATCGTCGATGGTAAAAAAGTGCAGGTATTTGCACAGCGTGACCCAGCCCAGCTGGACTGGAAATCGCTTGATGTTGATGTAGTTATCGAATCAACTGGTTTCTTCGTCGATCCGGCCAAAGCTCGGGCTCATATCGACGCCGGTGCCAAGAAAGTTGTATTGTCAGCTCCAGCCAAGGGCGAAGGCGCGACGACAATCGTACTGGGCGTAAACGAGGACAAGCTCGAGAGTTCAAATGATATTATCAGTAACGCATCGTGCACGACCAATTGTATTACACCAGTCATGGCTGTTATCGAGGGTGCATTTGGTATCGATAAGGCTATGATGACCACCGTACACAGCTACACCGCCAGCCAGGTGCTGCAGGATGCTCCTGCCAAAGATCTCCGCGAAGGCCGCAATGCTGCCGAAAACATCGTACCGACCACTACTGGCGCATCGATTGCAGCCGGGCAAGCATTGCCTGCATTGCAAGGCAAATTCGGCGGGATGTCAGTCCGCGTACCAACCCCCGTCGTATCACTGAGCGACTTTGTCATCATCACCAAACGCAATGTTACCGTCGAAGAAGTAAATCAAACATTCAAAAAAGCCGTGACAGAACCATTCTTCCAAGGCATTTTAGACGTCACCGAAGAAGAACTTGTCAGCAAAGACTTTATTGGTAATAGTCATTCGGCGATCGTTGACCTCAAACTGACCGCGGTTGTCGCCGGTAACATGCTTAAGGTGGTTGCGTGGTACGACAATGAGTGGGGTTACAGTAACCGACTGGTTGAAGTTGTCGCTGACACCGGTAAACTGCTGCATAAGGCCGAAGAACACAAGCACGATTAA
- a CDS encoding NUDIX hydrolase, translating into MRTSLIAKAVVFDAAGNVLLLRRSATDTRRPGEQDFPGGGIEDGEEYRAAVCREIFEEAGLSVAVGNVHLFYAASEIYRDTNITRLLFWTRVQDAAVQLSFEHDEYQWVTPEEALRLFPHPMYGTGLAYGLKHGIFVA; encoded by the coding sequence ATGCGGACATCTCTCATCGCAAAAGCAGTTGTATTTGACGCTGCTGGCAATGTACTGCTGCTCAGGCGCAGCGCGACTGACACGCGCCGTCCGGGCGAACAAGATTTTCCAGGCGGCGGTATCGAAGACGGCGAAGAGTACCGAGCGGCTGTCTGCCGTGAGATCTTTGAGGAAGCTGGCCTAAGCGTAGCCGTTGGCAATGTCCATTTGTTTTACGCTGCCTCAGAAATATACCGCGATACTAATATCACGCGTTTACTATTTTGGACACGGGTGCAGGATGCGGCGGTGCAGCTCAGCTTCGAACATGACGAGTACCAATGGGTAACCCCCGAGGAAGCACTGCGGCTGTTTCCGCACCCGATGTATGGTACCGGCCTCGCGTATGGCTTAAAGCACGGGATCTTTGTAGCATAA
- a CDS encoding inorganic diphosphatase, translating to MSDTDANVTEEYTMADYNVVLETGDYQNGIVNTVIEIPQGSFLKIEWDRKRACFMLDRVEPNIYAKPTNYGFIPQTLDEDGDELDTLVVCDEPIPTGVYTSAKVIGVMNFIDDGEADHKIVCVPADDRNTGDSIQTLDDLGERWKAKVEQHFTHYKDLKKPGSTKVEGWGDVEAAKQIIAESIARYASGA from the coding sequence ATGAGCGATACAGACGCTAATGTAACGGAGGAATATACCATGGCTGACTATAACGTAGTACTTGAGACAGGCGATTATCAAAACGGCATCGTCAATACGGTTATCGAAATACCGCAGGGTAGCTTTCTAAAGATTGAATGGGACCGCAAACGGGCCTGCTTTATGCTGGACCGCGTCGAGCCGAATATATACGCCAAACCGACTAACTACGGCTTCATTCCACAGACGCTTGATGAGGACGGCGATGAACTCGATACCTTGGTTGTCTGCGACGAGCCGATTCCAACTGGCGTCTATACTAGTGCAAAAGTGATTGGCGTGATGAACTTTATTGACGACGGTGAAGCTGATCACAAGATTGTTTGCGTACCAGCCGATGACCGCAATACTGGCGACAGCATCCAGACACTTGATGATCTCGGCGAACGCTGGAAGGCGAAAGTTGAGCAGCACTTCACCCACTATAAAGACCTCAAAAAGCCTGGCAGTACCAAGGTCGAAGGCTGGGGCGACGTAGAAGCTGCCAAGCAGATCATTGCTGAATCAATCGCGCGCTACGCTAGCGGAGCATAA
- a CDS encoding glycerophosphodiester phosphodiesterase family protein: MTKNNTTKIVGHRGAAGLQPENTLPGFLLAKRLGVDAIELDVRLTRDNQFVVCHNDRVRLSNGTHGRVSKQTYGELTVSLLSNGHRLLLLQEVLAAVPNIPIVLDLKIDHGISELSRLLETYDNEFTFVTHRNRVVRECKRLRPDIPAFVGRHYSPVGLMRSIRIHDADGINLNYIWLNPLTYYAAQKLGLQIQVYTVNNVTVARLLQRFYPGIWICTDRPDLLIRSLRSKPIYSVE, translated from the coding sequence ATGACAAAAAACAATACCACAAAAATTGTGGGCCACCGTGGAGCAGCCGGTCTCCAACCGGAAAATACGCTACCAGGTTTTTTATTAGCAAAAAGATTGGGCGTCGACGCCATCGAACTTGATGTGCGGCTAACCCGTGACAACCAATTCGTCGTCTGTCACAATGATCGTGTCAGGCTGAGCAACGGAACTCATGGCAGGGTTTCAAAACAAACATACGGTGAACTTACGGTTAGTTTATTGTCAAATGGCCATCGCCTGCTGCTACTGCAGGAGGTGCTGGCTGCGGTTCCGAACATCCCTATTGTACTTGACCTCAAAATCGATCACGGCATTTCTGAGCTCAGCAGACTTCTCGAAACATACGACAACGAGTTTACGTTTGTTACCCACCGCAACCGCGTGGTACGCGAATGTAAACGATTACGACCGGATATACCGGCTTTTGTTGGCCGCCACTACAGTCCAGTCGGGTTGATGCGAAGCATCCGTATACATGATGCCGATGGTATAAATCTCAATTATATATGGCTCAATCCACTGACATACTACGCCGCACAGAAGCTAGGGCTGCAGATTCAGGTATACACCGTCAACAACGTCACCGTCGCCCGCCTACTACAGCGGTTTTATCCCGGTATTTGGATTTGTACCGATCGCCCTGACTTGCTCATAAGGTCTCTGCGCTCCAAACCAATCTATTCGGTTGAATAG